One part of the Diadema setosum chromosome 22, eeDiaSeto1, whole genome shotgun sequence genome encodes these proteins:
- the LOC140245407 gene encoding toll-like receptor 3, producing the protein MLTLLDKKLFTDTPNLTHLYLHTNHLTTISANTYIPETLVRLDISQNPLTCDCSLAWFRNWLQMTNVDTSPGNETQCSQTSFKQLVNLPLDAFHPGDFCGINTPLISGLMFAGVTVTDLGLVIYRKRWWLNYKIFLLKLFVLGYHQQEEDLQADDYEYQLNIMCHDDDDEWVHGVLKPALEERMPHLQRVAYGDEAFRATMYYIDAVYHIIDNSYKTVLLLSNNCANDAWFITKVRVALEHVNETGLDKVILVFLEDIPDERLPYLVRLFLSRDRPNLLWTEDHDGQDLFWAYFEKCMRSNPQINHALPI; encoded by the coding sequence ATGCTCACTCTGCTTGACAAAAAACTATTCACTGACACACCAAATCTCACACATTTGTACCTTCACACAAATCATCTCACTACAATTTCTGCAAATACATATATCCCTGAGACCCTTGTGCGCCTTGATATCTCCCAGAATCCTTTAACTTGTGACTGCAGCTTGGCATGGTTCCGAAACTGGCTCCAAATGACCAATGTTGATACCTCTCCAGGAAATGAAACCCAGTGTTCACAGACTTCCTTCAAACAACTTGTGAATCTTCCACTTGACGCATTCCATCCAGGCGACTTTTGTGGAATCAACACACCACTTATATCTGGTCTCATGTTTGCTGGTGTCACAGTTACTGACCTGGGACTTGTGATTTACAGGAAACGCTGGTGGCTGAACTACAAGATCTTCCTGCTAAAGCTTTTTGTCTTGGGTTATCATCAACAAGAAGAAGACCTACAGGCAGATGACTATGAGTATCAGCTCAACATCATGtgccatgatgatgatgatgaatgggTTCATGGTGTCCTGAAACCCGCATTGGAAGAGAGGATGCCTCATCTCCAACGGGTTGCCTATGGCGATGAAGCTTTCAGGGCTACAATGTATTACATTGACGCTGTCTACCACATCATCGACAACAGCTACAAGACTGTCCTGCTGCTTAGCAACAACTGTGCTAATGATGCCTGGTTCATCACCAAGGTCAGAGTGGCTCTGGAGCATGTGAATGAAACAGGACTTGACAAAGTCATCCTGGTATTTTTGGAGGACATACCAGATGAGCGGCTGCCATACCTGGTAAGACTGTTTCTGAGTAGAGACAGGCCTAACCTGCTCTGGACCGAGGACCATGACGGTCAGGATCTGTTCTGGGCCTACTTTGAGAAGTGCATGCGGTCAAATCCACAGATCAATCATGCTCTTCCAATCTAA
- the LOC140245426 gene encoding toll-like receptor 3, producing the protein MLTQFDKNLLTDTPNLTRLYLHVNQLTTISANTYFPESLIRLDISTNPLICDCSLAWFRNWLQTTNIDTSPSNETLCSESSFKQLVNLPLEAFHPSDFCGIDTPLISGLIFAGVIVTILGLVIYRKRWWLNYKIFLLKLFVLGYNQQEEDLQTDDYEYQLNIMYQGDDDDWVHDVLKPALEERMPHLQRVAYGDEAFRATMYYIDAVHHIIENSYKTVLLLSNHCADNAWFITKVRVALEHVNETGLDKVILVFLEEIPDERLPYLVRLFLSRDRPNLLWTEDPDGQDLFWAYFEKCMRSNPQINHALPV; encoded by the coding sequence ATGCTCACTCAGTTTGACAAAAATCTACTCACTGACACACCAAATCTAACACGGTTGTACCTTCATGTAAATCAGCTCACTACAATTTCTGCAAACACATATTTCCCAGAGTCCCTTATCCGCCTTGATATATCCACCAACCCATTAATTTGTGACTGCAGTTTGGCGTGGTTTCGAAACTGGCTCCAAACAACCAACATTGATACCTCCCCCAGTAATGAAACCCTATGCTCAGAATCTTCCTTCAAACAACTTGTGAATCTTCCACTTGAAGCATTTCATCCAAGTGACTTTTGTGGAATCGACACGCCACTCATATCTGGTCTCATCTTTGCTGGTGTCATAGTTACCATCCTGGGACTTGTGATTTACAGGAAACGCTGGTGGCTGAACTACAAGATCTTCCTGCTAAAGCTTTTTGTCTTGGGTTATAACCAACAAGAAGAAGACCTACAGACAGATGACTATGAGTATCAGCTCAACATCATGTACCAGGGCGATGATGACGACTGGGTTCACGATGTCCTGAAACCTGCACTGGAAGAAAGGATGCCCCATCTCCAACGGGTTGCATATGGCGACGAAGCTTTCAGGGCTACAATGTACTACATTGATGCTGTCCACCACATCATTGAGAACAGCTACAAGACTGTCCTCTTACTTAGCAACCATTGTGCTGATAATGCCTGGTTCATCACCAAGGTCAGAGTGGCTCTGGAGCATGTGAATGAAACAGGACTTGACAAAGTCATCCTGGTATTTTTGGAGGAAATACCAGATGAGCGGCTGCCATATCTGGTAAGACTCTTTCTGAGCAGAGACAGGCCTAACTTGCTCTGGACTGAGGACCCTGATGGCCAAGACTTGTTCTGGGCCTATTTTGAGAAGTGCATGCGgtcaaatccacaaatcaatcATGCCTTACCAGTCTAG